One part of the Drosophila teissieri strain GT53w chromosome 3R, Prin_Dtei_1.1, whole genome shotgun sequence genome encodes these proteins:
- the LOC122622639 gene encoding rabankyrin-5 isoform X1, which translates to MGSNEESSVLKMDNNLASDEYAKLQHNYAELERKYNENIATSGNNGSGLTSFLSRLSLTVASLFGKNTYADIYIRSQTRVFSAHKIVLHARSEKWGNDLLSNIQELDWSDLNEEVVSSLLRWIYTDLIDLHHDGLALDLLRAAHRFGLPSLLGLCERALVTSVGLRSCIRFYCVAEEVGASTLLEHCSCIISTHWNELTTQDFQHISGPLLFEMLKTKTKHPLHAAVRLLREDVVSLCIEKYGDSLVNTFSENGLLPLEMALSSKNTQIAMTLVENGKANINAVNIEGCTLLKSALKNGDAFSANFLLDQNCLLDLPSKQSSDTALHIICNYSPDNISEIIEVVKKILQRNVNVNIQNIKGETPLHIAIARRNLEMVKLLLKVPSIDINLRTLDEKCALELSLSMGDHEFLIASILLSMGAQTNPTKSKTGDSILQVLSLDGHRGEKSAIFLSDFADLDHFNLRGLTALHIAALNNMPNLVTKLIVNGASPNLKHIDCGLKSALHIAVEANAIDALEAFVQLKNQNIDFNCQDINGDSPLSLCLALKRTNLVSILIRGGSDVNGKNKDNLSHLHQSIKNGDNDTSLFLLEQGADITALSDNLDSSLDLSIMHDLPKVVDELCRRGIALSINQNGISPLWSALEKGYEDVALILVRHGIDTDCWHEGPEGCHQTLLHRAIDENKESVAIFLIQSQCDLDSARQLGLNGEGADEAQDKASPLHLCCRWGLTKVLQTLIDHGANVNVVDAESKSPLHGAIENHHDEIISILLCHPDIDLKLRDRSGNTPFATALDVRNHNAAQRILNRFPTAAEQMDLRGRNFLHLAILKDDLESVLFLLAIQVDVNSRVHDVNQSTPLHLAAASQNEMITRNLILAGARMNERDAVQKLPLHVAIECGNLAAVSALIQNNADYDATDADGNNALHIAVRCAQLFIVRELLTESRVNAEATNLKGRNPMHELCRVVEDNTAGLICELFLECMPKYPINIPDMDGNTPLLLSFMRGQSPLCKILVKAGACLGTENKDGINIFNFKLATDQLLHKLLDQLPQESPWSECDYCQQCTNKFTITMRKHHCRHCGRVLCSKCSSNDVPILKFGINKPVRVCTVCFNVLQCGNGYFS; encoded by the exons ATGG gTAGTAATGAGGAGTCCTCCGTATTAAAAATGGATAATAACTTGGCGAGTGATGAATATGCAAAACTCCAGCACAACTATGCGGAATTAGAACGAAAGTACAATGAAAATATTGCTACCTCTGGAAACAATGGAAGTGGACTAACAAGTTTTTTATCACGATTGTCGTTGACTGTTGCTTCATTATTCGGTAAAAATACTTATGCTGATATATACATCCGATCGCAAACGAGAGTATTTTCTGCACATAAGATCGTACTTCACGCACGCTCtgaaaaatggggaaatgatCTATTGAGCAACATACAGGAGCTGGACTGGAGTGATTTAAATGAGGAGGTGGTGTCGTCGCTTTTGCGTTGGATATACACTGATCTGATTGATTTGCACCATGACGGGCTAGCGTTGGATCTTCTACGTGCCGCACATCGATTTGGTTTACCATCGCTTTTAGGATTATGTGAACGGGCATTAGTGACTTCTGTAGGTCTAAGATCTTGTATAAGATTTTATTGCGTGGCCGAAGAAGTTGGTGCATCAACACTGTTGGAACATTGCTCCTGCATAATATCAACACACTGGAATGAGCTTACAACTCAAGATTTCCAACATATTTCTGGACCCTTATTGTTTGAAATGcttaaaaccaaaacaaaacatccTCTCCATGCTGCTGTTAGACTCTTAAGGGAAGACGTCGTGTCTCTGTGCATTGAAAAATATGGAGACTCC CtggtaaatacattttctgaAAATGGCCTGTTGCCTCTTGAAATGGCTTTGTCTTCGAAAAATACCCAAATTGCGATGACTCTAGTAGAAAACGGAAAGGCTAACATAAATGCTGTTAATATAGAG GGATGTACGCTCCTAAAATCTGCTTTAAAAAATGGTGATGCTTTTTCTGCTAACTTTCTGTTGGATCAAAACTGTCTTTTAGACCTTCCATCTaa acAATCTTCAGATACTGCATTACAcattatttgtaattataGTCCGGACAATATCTCAGAAATAATAGAAGTTGTGAAAAAGATTTTGCAAAGAAATGTAAACGTAAATATACAAAACATAAAAGGAGAAACGCCCTTGCATATAGCGATTGCTAGACGAAATTTAGAGATGGTGAAGCTTCTGCTTAAAGTGCCGAGTATTGATATAAACTTGCGCACTTTAGACGAAAAGTGTGCTTTGGAACTAAGTTTATCAATGGGAGACCACGAGTTCCTAATAGCCTCAATACTTCTTAGCATGGGAGCACAGACAAATCCTACAAAGTCAAAGACCGGAGATAGCATACTACAAGTGCTTTCGTTGGACGGACATCGAGGAGAAAAATCTGCAATTTTCCTGTCTGATTTTGCCGATTTAGACCATTTTAATTTACGTGGGTTAACAGCATTACACATCGCAGCTTTGAACAACATGCCAAACCTAGTTACAAAGTTGATTGTTAATGGTGCTTCCCCCAATTTAAAACACATTGATTGCGGTTTAAAATCAGCATTGCACATTGCAGTGGAAGCTAATGCCATTGATGCATTAGAAGCTTTTGTTCagttaaaaaaccaaaatattgattttaattgccaaGATATTAATGGTGACTCTCCCCTAAGCCTATGCTTAGCCCTTAAGAGAACTAATCTAGTGTCTATTCTTATCCGAGGCGGCTCAGATGTTAACGGAAAGAATAAAGATAACTTGTCACATTTACATCAATCAATTAAGAATGGAGATAATGATACATCATTATTTTTACTGGAGCAGGGTGCAGACATTACAGCTTTATCAG aCAATCTGGATTCTTCATTGGATTTATCGATTATGCATGATCTTCCTAAAGTTGTCGACGAACTTTGCAGAAGAGGAATCGCCCTAAGCATTAACCAAAATGGAATATCACCATTATGGTCTGCTTTGGAAAAAGGATACGAAGACGTAGCACTTATACTTGTGCGACACGGTATTGACACAGATTGTTGGCACGAGGGACCTGAAGGATGCCACCAAACTCTATTACATCGCGCAATTGATGAAAACAAAGAGTCAGTAGCTATATTTCTAATTCAAAGCCAATGCGACTTAGACTCTGCACGTCAGTTAGGCCTCAACGGAGAGGGTGCAGATGAAGCACAAGATAAGGCTTCTCCGCTGCATTTATGTTGTCGTTGGGGCCTAACTAAAGTTCTGCAGACGTTAATTGATCATGGTGCTAATGTTAACGTAGTTGATGCTGAAAGCAAATCCCCACTTCATGGAGCTATTGAAAACCACCATGATGAGATAATATCCATACTTCTTTGTCATCCTGATATAGACCTAAAGCTACGTGACAGGTCTGGAAACACACCGTTTGCAACTGCATTGGACGTCCGTAATCACAACGCTGCTCAACGTATTTTGAATCGATttccaacagcagcagagcaAATGGACCTGCGCGGCCGAAACTTTCTGCATTTAGCAATTTTGAAAGATGATTTAGAgagtgttttatttttattagctaTTCAAGTAGATGTAAATTCTCGGGTACATGACGTCAATCAATCGACGCCGTTACATCTAGCAGCTGCATCACAAAACGAAATGATTACCAGAAATCTGATTTTAGCTGGCGCCCGTATGAATGAAAGGGATGCTGTTCAAAAATTACCCCTGCATGTTGCTATAGAATGCGGTAATCTTGCTGCAGTTTCTGCGTTAATTCAAAACAATGCTGACTATGACGCAACAGATGCTGACGGCAATAATGCTTTGCACATTGCTGTGCGATGCGCCCAGTTATTCATTGTGCGGGAACTTTTAACCGAATCGAGAGTGAATGCGGAGGCAACTAATTTAAAGGGTAGAAATCCGATGCATGAATTGTGCCGGGTCGTAGAAGATAATACAGCCGGACTTATTTGTGAATTATTTCTTGAGTGTATGCCGAAGTATCCAATTAACATTCCTGATATGGACGGTAATACACCTCTTTTGCTTTCATTTATGAGAGGCCAATCACCACTTTGTAAAATTCTTGTAAAGGCAGGGGCTTGCCTTGGTACTGAAAATAAAGATggaattaatatttttaattttaagctgGCCACAGATCAATTACTTCACAAATTATTGGACCAGCTGCCACAGGAATCACCGTGGTCAGAGTGTGACTACTGCCAGCAGtgtacaaataaatttacaattacTATGAGAAAACATCATTG CCGGCATTGTGGACGGGTCTTATGCTCTAAATGTTCCAGTAATGATGTGCCCATTTTGAAATTCGGCATCAACAAACCAGTTAGAGTATGCACCGTTTGTTTTAATGTACTACAATGTGGAAATGGATACTTTTCATAG
- the LOC122622639 gene encoding rabankyrin-5 isoform X5 has protein sequence MDNNLASDEYAKLQHNYAELERKYNENIATSGNNGSGLTSFLSRLSLTVASLFGKNTYADIYIRSQTRVFSAHKIVLHARSEKWGNDLLSNIQELDWSDLNEEVVSSLLRWIYTDLIDLHHDGLALDLLRAAHRFGLPSLLGLCERALVTSVGLRSCIRFYCVAEEVGASTLLEHCSCIISTHWNELTTQDFQHISGPLLFEMLKTKTKHPLHAAVRLLREDVVSLCIEKYGDSLVNTFSENGLLPLEMALSSKNTQIAMTLVENGKANINAVNIETFHLNNLQILHYTLFVIIVRTISQK, from the exons ATGGATAATAACTTGGCGAGTGATGAATATGCAAAACTCCAGCACAACTATGCGGAATTAGAACGAAAGTACAATGAAAATATTGCTACCTCTGGAAACAATGGAAGTGGACTAACAAGTTTTTTATCACGATTGTCGTTGACTGTTGCTTCATTATTCGGTAAAAATACTTATGCTGATATATACATCCGATCGCAAACGAGAGTATTTTCTGCACATAAGATCGTACTTCACGCACGCTCtgaaaaatggggaaatgatCTATTGAGCAACATACAGGAGCTGGACTGGAGTGATTTAAATGAGGAGGTGGTGTCGTCGCTTTTGCGTTGGATATACACTGATCTGATTGATTTGCACCATGACGGGCTAGCGTTGGATCTTCTACGTGCCGCACATCGATTTGGTTTACCATCGCTTTTAGGATTATGTGAACGGGCATTAGTGACTTCTGTAGGTCTAAGATCTTGTATAAGATTTTATTGCGTGGCCGAAGAAGTTGGTGCATCAACACTGTTGGAACATTGCTCCTGCATAATATCAACACACTGGAATGAGCTTACAACTCAAGATTTCCAACATATTTCTGGACCCTTATTGTTTGAAATGcttaaaaccaaaacaaaacatccTCTCCATGCTGCTGTTAGACTCTTAAGGGAAGACGTCGTGTCTCTGTGCATTGAAAAATATGGAGACTCC CtggtaaatacattttctgaAAATGGCCTGTTGCCTCTTGAAATGGCTTTGTCTTCGAAAAATACCCAAATTGCGATGACTCTAGTAGAAAACGGAAAGGCTAACATAAATGCTGTTAATATAGAG ACCTTCCATCTaa acAATCTTCAGATACTGCATTACAcattatttgtaattataGTCCGGACAATATCTCAGAAATAA
- the LOC122622639 gene encoding rabankyrin-5 isoform X4: MDNNLASDEYAKLQHNYAELERKYNENIATSGNNGSGLTSFLSRLSLTVASLFGKNTYADIYIRSQTRVFSAHKIVLHARSEKWGNDLLSNIQELDWSDLNEEVVSSLLRWIYTDLIDLHHDGLALDLLRAAHRFGLPSLLGLCERALVTSVGLRSCIRFYCVAEEVGASTLLEHCSCIISTHWNELTTQDFQHISGPLLFEMLKTKTKHPLHAAVRLLREDVVSLCIEKYGDSLVNTFSENGLLPLEMALSSKNTQIAMTLVENGKANINAVNIEGCTLLKSALKNGDAFSANFLLDQNCLLDLPSKQSSDTALHIICNYSPDNISEIIEVVKKILQRNVNVNIQNIKGETPLHIAIARRNLEMVKLLLKVPSIDINLRTLDEKCALELSLSMGDHEFLIASILLSMGAQTNPTKSKTGDSILQVLSLDGHRGEKSAIFLSDFADLDHFNLRGLTALHIAALNNMPNLVTKLIVNGASPNLKHIDCGLKSALHIAVEANAIDALEAFVQLKNQNIDFNCQDINGDSPLSLCLALKRTNLVSILIRGGSDVNGKNKDNLSHLHQSIKNGDNDTSLFLLEQGADITALSEEESP, encoded by the exons ATGGATAATAACTTGGCGAGTGATGAATATGCAAAACTCCAGCACAACTATGCGGAATTAGAACGAAAGTACAATGAAAATATTGCTACCTCTGGAAACAATGGAAGTGGACTAACAAGTTTTTTATCACGATTGTCGTTGACTGTTGCTTCATTATTCGGTAAAAATACTTATGCTGATATATACATCCGATCGCAAACGAGAGTATTTTCTGCACATAAGATCGTACTTCACGCACGCTCtgaaaaatggggaaatgatCTATTGAGCAACATACAGGAGCTGGACTGGAGTGATTTAAATGAGGAGGTGGTGTCGTCGCTTTTGCGTTGGATATACACTGATCTGATTGATTTGCACCATGACGGGCTAGCGTTGGATCTTCTACGTGCCGCACATCGATTTGGTTTACCATCGCTTTTAGGATTATGTGAACGGGCATTAGTGACTTCTGTAGGTCTAAGATCTTGTATAAGATTTTATTGCGTGGCCGAAGAAGTTGGTGCATCAACACTGTTGGAACATTGCTCCTGCATAATATCAACACACTGGAATGAGCTTACAACTCAAGATTTCCAACATATTTCTGGACCCTTATTGTTTGAAATGcttaaaaccaaaacaaaacatccTCTCCATGCTGCTGTTAGACTCTTAAGGGAAGACGTCGTGTCTCTGTGCATTGAAAAATATGGAGACTCC CtggtaaatacattttctgaAAATGGCCTGTTGCCTCTTGAAATGGCTTTGTCTTCGAAAAATACCCAAATTGCGATGACTCTAGTAGAAAACGGAAAGGCTAACATAAATGCTGTTAATATAGAG GGATGTACGCTCCTAAAATCTGCTTTAAAAAATGGTGATGCTTTTTCTGCTAACTTTCTGTTGGATCAAAACTGTCTTTTAGACCTTCCATCTaa acAATCTTCAGATACTGCATTACAcattatttgtaattataGTCCGGACAATATCTCAGAAATAATAGAAGTTGTGAAAAAGATTTTGCAAAGAAATGTAAACGTAAATATACAAAACATAAAAGGAGAAACGCCCTTGCATATAGCGATTGCTAGACGAAATTTAGAGATGGTGAAGCTTCTGCTTAAAGTGCCGAGTATTGATATAAACTTGCGCACTTTAGACGAAAAGTGTGCTTTGGAACTAAGTTTATCAATGGGAGACCACGAGTTCCTAATAGCCTCAATACTTCTTAGCATGGGAGCACAGACAAATCCTACAAAGTCAAAGACCGGAGATAGCATACTACAAGTGCTTTCGTTGGACGGACATCGAGGAGAAAAATCTGCAATTTTCCTGTCTGATTTTGCCGATTTAGACCATTTTAATTTACGTGGGTTAACAGCATTACACATCGCAGCTTTGAACAACATGCCAAACCTAGTTACAAAGTTGATTGTTAATGGTGCTTCCCCCAATTTAAAACACATTGATTGCGGTTTAAAATCAGCATTGCACATTGCAGTGGAAGCTAATGCCATTGATGCATTAGAAGCTTTTGTTCagttaaaaaaccaaaatattgattttaattgccaaGATATTAATGGTGACTCTCCCCTAAGCCTATGCTTAGCCCTTAAGAGAACTAATCTAGTGTCTATTCTTATCCGAGGCGGCTCAGATGTTAACGGAAAGAATAAAGATAACTTGTCACATTTACATCAATCAATTAAGAATGGAGATAATGATACATCATTATTTTTACTGGAGCAGGGTGCAGACATTACAGCTTTATCAG AAGAGGAATCGCCCTAA
- the LOC122622639 gene encoding rabankyrin-5 isoform X2: MDNNLASDEYAKLQHNYAELERKYNENIATSGNNGSGLTSFLSRLSLTVASLFGKNTYADIYIRSQTRVFSAHKIVLHARSEKWGNDLLSNIQELDWSDLNEEVVSSLLRWIYTDLIDLHHDGLALDLLRAAHRFGLPSLLGLCERALVTSVGLRSCIRFYCVAEEVGASTLLEHCSCIISTHWNELTTQDFQHISGPLLFEMLKTKTKHPLHAAVRLLREDVVSLCIEKYGDSLVNTFSENGLLPLEMALSSKNTQIAMTLVENGKANINAVNIEGCTLLKSALKNGDAFSANFLLDQNCLLDLPSKQSSDTALHIICNYSPDNISEIIEVVKKILQRNVNVNIQNIKGETPLHIAIARRNLEMVKLLLKVPSIDINLRTLDEKCALELSLSMGDHEFLIASILLSMGAQTNPTKSKTGDSILQVLSLDGHRGEKSAIFLSDFADLDHFNLRGLTALHIAALNNMPNLVTKLIVNGASPNLKHIDCGLKSALHIAVEANAIDALEAFVQLKNQNIDFNCQDINGDSPLSLCLALKRTNLVSILIRGGSDVNGKNKDNLSHLHQSIKNGDNDTSLFLLEQGADITALSDNLDSSLDLSIMHDLPKVVDELCRRGIALSINQNGISPLWSALEKGYEDVALILVRHGIDTDCWHEGPEGCHQTLLHRAIDENKESVAIFLIQSQCDLDSARQLGLNGEGADEAQDKASPLHLCCRWGLTKVLQTLIDHGANVNVVDAESKSPLHGAIENHHDEIISILLCHPDIDLKLRDRSGNTPFATALDVRNHNAAQRILNRFPTAAEQMDLRGRNFLHLAILKDDLESVLFLLAIQVDVNSRVHDVNQSTPLHLAAASQNEMITRNLILAGARMNERDAVQKLPLHVAIECGNLAAVSALIQNNADYDATDADGNNALHIAVRCAQLFIVRELLTESRVNAEATNLKGRNPMHELCRVVEDNTAGLICELFLECMPKYPINIPDMDGNTPLLLSFMRGQSPLCKILVKAGACLGTENKDGINIFNFKLATDQLLHKLLDQLPQESPWSECDYCQQCTNKFTITMRKHHCRHCGRVLCSKCSSNDVPILKFGINKPVRVCTVCFNVLQCGNGYFS; the protein is encoded by the exons ATGGATAATAACTTGGCGAGTGATGAATATGCAAAACTCCAGCACAACTATGCGGAATTAGAACGAAAGTACAATGAAAATATTGCTACCTCTGGAAACAATGGAAGTGGACTAACAAGTTTTTTATCACGATTGTCGTTGACTGTTGCTTCATTATTCGGTAAAAATACTTATGCTGATATATACATCCGATCGCAAACGAGAGTATTTTCTGCACATAAGATCGTACTTCACGCACGCTCtgaaaaatggggaaatgatCTATTGAGCAACATACAGGAGCTGGACTGGAGTGATTTAAATGAGGAGGTGGTGTCGTCGCTTTTGCGTTGGATATACACTGATCTGATTGATTTGCACCATGACGGGCTAGCGTTGGATCTTCTACGTGCCGCACATCGATTTGGTTTACCATCGCTTTTAGGATTATGTGAACGGGCATTAGTGACTTCTGTAGGTCTAAGATCTTGTATAAGATTTTATTGCGTGGCCGAAGAAGTTGGTGCATCAACACTGTTGGAACATTGCTCCTGCATAATATCAACACACTGGAATGAGCTTACAACTCAAGATTTCCAACATATTTCTGGACCCTTATTGTTTGAAATGcttaaaaccaaaacaaaacatccTCTCCATGCTGCTGTTAGACTCTTAAGGGAAGACGTCGTGTCTCTGTGCATTGAAAAATATGGAGACTCC CtggtaaatacattttctgaAAATGGCCTGTTGCCTCTTGAAATGGCTTTGTCTTCGAAAAATACCCAAATTGCGATGACTCTAGTAGAAAACGGAAAGGCTAACATAAATGCTGTTAATATAGAG GGATGTACGCTCCTAAAATCTGCTTTAAAAAATGGTGATGCTTTTTCTGCTAACTTTCTGTTGGATCAAAACTGTCTTTTAGACCTTCCATCTaa acAATCTTCAGATACTGCATTACAcattatttgtaattataGTCCGGACAATATCTCAGAAATAATAGAAGTTGTGAAAAAGATTTTGCAAAGAAATGTAAACGTAAATATACAAAACATAAAAGGAGAAACGCCCTTGCATATAGCGATTGCTAGACGAAATTTAGAGATGGTGAAGCTTCTGCTTAAAGTGCCGAGTATTGATATAAACTTGCGCACTTTAGACGAAAAGTGTGCTTTGGAACTAAGTTTATCAATGGGAGACCACGAGTTCCTAATAGCCTCAATACTTCTTAGCATGGGAGCACAGACAAATCCTACAAAGTCAAAGACCGGAGATAGCATACTACAAGTGCTTTCGTTGGACGGACATCGAGGAGAAAAATCTGCAATTTTCCTGTCTGATTTTGCCGATTTAGACCATTTTAATTTACGTGGGTTAACAGCATTACACATCGCAGCTTTGAACAACATGCCAAACCTAGTTACAAAGTTGATTGTTAATGGTGCTTCCCCCAATTTAAAACACATTGATTGCGGTTTAAAATCAGCATTGCACATTGCAGTGGAAGCTAATGCCATTGATGCATTAGAAGCTTTTGTTCagttaaaaaaccaaaatattgattttaattgccaaGATATTAATGGTGACTCTCCCCTAAGCCTATGCTTAGCCCTTAAGAGAACTAATCTAGTGTCTATTCTTATCCGAGGCGGCTCAGATGTTAACGGAAAGAATAAAGATAACTTGTCACATTTACATCAATCAATTAAGAATGGAGATAATGATACATCATTATTTTTACTGGAGCAGGGTGCAGACATTACAGCTTTATCAG aCAATCTGGATTCTTCATTGGATTTATCGATTATGCATGATCTTCCTAAAGTTGTCGACGAACTTTGCAGAAGAGGAATCGCCCTAAGCATTAACCAAAATGGAATATCACCATTATGGTCTGCTTTGGAAAAAGGATACGAAGACGTAGCACTTATACTTGTGCGACACGGTATTGACACAGATTGTTGGCACGAGGGACCTGAAGGATGCCACCAAACTCTATTACATCGCGCAATTGATGAAAACAAAGAGTCAGTAGCTATATTTCTAATTCAAAGCCAATGCGACTTAGACTCTGCACGTCAGTTAGGCCTCAACGGAGAGGGTGCAGATGAAGCACAAGATAAGGCTTCTCCGCTGCATTTATGTTGTCGTTGGGGCCTAACTAAAGTTCTGCAGACGTTAATTGATCATGGTGCTAATGTTAACGTAGTTGATGCTGAAAGCAAATCCCCACTTCATGGAGCTATTGAAAACCACCATGATGAGATAATATCCATACTTCTTTGTCATCCTGATATAGACCTAAAGCTACGTGACAGGTCTGGAAACACACCGTTTGCAACTGCATTGGACGTCCGTAATCACAACGCTGCTCAACGTATTTTGAATCGATttccaacagcagcagagcaAATGGACCTGCGCGGCCGAAACTTTCTGCATTTAGCAATTTTGAAAGATGATTTAGAgagtgttttatttttattagctaTTCAAGTAGATGTAAATTCTCGGGTACATGACGTCAATCAATCGACGCCGTTACATCTAGCAGCTGCATCACAAAACGAAATGATTACCAGAAATCTGATTTTAGCTGGCGCCCGTATGAATGAAAGGGATGCTGTTCAAAAATTACCCCTGCATGTTGCTATAGAATGCGGTAATCTTGCTGCAGTTTCTGCGTTAATTCAAAACAATGCTGACTATGACGCAACAGATGCTGACGGCAATAATGCTTTGCACATTGCTGTGCGATGCGCCCAGTTATTCATTGTGCGGGAACTTTTAACCGAATCGAGAGTGAATGCGGAGGCAACTAATTTAAAGGGTAGAAATCCGATGCATGAATTGTGCCGGGTCGTAGAAGATAATACAGCCGGACTTATTTGTGAATTATTTCTTGAGTGTATGCCGAAGTATCCAATTAACATTCCTGATATGGACGGTAATACACCTCTTTTGCTTTCATTTATGAGAGGCCAATCACCACTTTGTAAAATTCTTGTAAAGGCAGGGGCTTGCCTTGGTACTGAAAATAAAGATggaattaatatttttaattttaagctgGCCACAGATCAATTACTTCACAAATTATTGGACCAGCTGCCACAGGAATCACCGTGGTCAGAGTGTGACTACTGCCAGCAGtgtacaaataaatttacaattacTATGAGAAAACATCATTG CCGGCATTGTGGACGGGTCTTATGCTCTAAATGTTCCAGTAATGATGTGCCCATTTTGAAATTCGGCATCAACAAACCAGTTAGAGTATGCACCGTTTGTTTTAATGTACTACAATGTGGAAATGGATACTTTTCATAG